The sequence below is a genomic window from Desulfomonile tiedjei.
TATTCTTTCGGCTTATTGTACTTTGCGACTATTACCCCGCATTGAGGGCATTCTTCACATGGGTGAGACTGGGGCATCCCACATGCCGGACATTTCCAGACTATGTTTGAGTCCATGAGATTAAACCCCCCGAGAGTATGGGCGGAATTTTCAATTTATTTAGGCCAAAGATACGAGCCTCTTCTTTGCGACGGATAGGCTTCTCCCCCAGTTTTGGAGCATACTTCTGCATGGTCGCAGCAGTCAAGGCTAATCTTGGCTTTTGCCGAGTTGTGGGATGTGGTGAACGAAGCGAACCGCATCGGTCGCGAAAAAGGCCCCACACAACCGGGCTGAGACGGTGGCTAACGGAACCGCACCCTACAGGGCCTAGGTGCCGATGCTCCGACTTCATCCCCGATTGGCGTCATTCCCCCGCGCCGTGTTTGAGCAGCAGTTCCCGCACTTGCTGGTGGCCGTTCTTGCGGGCGAGGCTCAAGGCGGTTTCACGGCCGTCATATTTGGCATTAATACCGGCCTTTCTTTCAAGCAACAATTCCACCACATCGGCACGACCGTTTGCAGAAGCCCATAACAGCGCGGTGGCGCCTTTAGCGGTTCGGGCGTTGACGTCTGCACCGCGATCTAGGAGGAGCCTCACTAAGGGGAAATGTCCTGCGCCAGCGGCCGCGATCAGTGCCGTAACCCTCTTGTTTGTCTTGGCATTAATGTCGGCTCCTCTGTCCAGGAGTTGCTGAGCAACGGGGAGAGAGCCTTGACCCGCAGCCGCGATCAACGCAGTGGCACCGTCGTCACTGGTAGCCTCCAGGTCCGCGCCCTTGTCGAGCAGCACTTTGACAATTTCAACATGCCCATTTAGCGATGCCCACATCAAAGCGGTCAGACGACGTTTCTTGTCCCTCGCGTTTACATCCGCGCCCTCTCGGAGAAACCGCTGCACCGCGGGCAGCACGCCATAGGTAGCCGCTTTAATGAGTGATTGGTCTTTGTCTTCAAATTCCTTGGGCTGGGCTGCCGCGTCCCGGACGAAAGCCGCCAAGGCCAACAGAAAGATCAAAACGAATAGGAGATAGTCGTGTTTTCGCATAATAATAGTGGTTGCCAGAATTGGCGTCCGATTGCTCTTAAGAAGGCCCGCCTCATCTCAGCGCGTCGCACCATTACTGGGGCATGACTTTGCTGCGGGTGCCACTGCTGGGCAAGCTAGCAGAAACTGTCTCAGAATCGAGGATTCTGCTATGGCACCGGTAGGGGCGGTTCGTGAACCGCCCGAAATTAGGGCGCTTCTCGAAGCGCCCCTACATGAGAAATCCTCCGCTCCCCAATTCTGAGCCAGTTTCAGCAATCGCACCCAAGCCATAGTACTCGCCGGCTGGTTGCCGAATGGAAGAAGCCAGAGTTTCTGGCAAAAGCCATAAACCGCAGATCATGACCGTCGAGGCTTTGAGCATTATGTTGCTCAAAATCACAGTTTGCAACGACCTTCAGAGTAAATACTCTAAAATGTAGAGGCCTGGTCTTCGCGAAACGCAAGGACGTGAAACGCCTTCGGAGAGGAAACGTTCATGGAAATTCCGAAAAGGAAACTAGGCAAAACCGGCGTGGAAGTCACCATCTTGGGACTTGGAGGGGAAGGGGTCCTCAGGACCTTTGGGTATGACAAGGCGGCATACGAATTAATCAATCGGGCAATCGACCTTGGGATCAACTATTGCGAATCCGCGCTGGCATATTCCGGCAGTGAGGCATATTACGGGAACGCACTGAGACAAAGACGTGACGAGATCTTTCTCACGAGCAAGTCCCACGCCAGAGATAAAAGAGGCGCTCTGGATCATTTGCGCCAGACCTTGACAAACATGAAGACCGACCACCTGGATCTGTGGCAAGTTCATGACGTCAGGAGCGAAGAAGACATTGCGCAAATCTTTGGGCCGAACGGCGCGATCGAAGCGTTTGTGGAGGCCAAGGAAAAGGGCCTCACGCGGTTCATCGGCGTCACCGGCCACCATGATCCCATGATAATCAAGAAATGCATTGAGATGTTCGATTTCGATACGGTTCTCCTTCCGGTGAACCCGGCTGAGCCGTTTTACCGGAGCTTCCTCGATGGAGTCGTTCCTTTGGCAAACGAAAAGCGCATGGGGATAATAGGAATGAAGGTCTATCTTCGGGGCTTCGCGTCAAAATTGCCCGCGTACGCGTCCATGAAACCTTTCCTCCACTTTGCCTTGTCCCAACCAATCACCAATGTAGTGATCGGATGTGATTCCGTGGAGCAACTTGAAGAAAATGTAGTTTTTGCCGGATCTTTCAGCCCGATGTCCCAGGAGGAGCAACAGTCTTTGCTGGACATGGTGAACCCGCACGCACATTCGTTAATGTACTACAAACCCTAACGAATGCGCTTCACTACGGATCCCGGCCACGAGCGAACTGTTGTTCCATGTGACCATGATCGTATTACATTTGGATAGTTCGGCCTGAATGACGAACAGGTAGGGGTAGGCAGAAAAAAGGACGGACAAAGAAAGGGGAAAAATTAGACTCCGAGCTTTCATAATGGTATTCTTCGAATGACTACCGGATTGAGCCGCGGAGGCTTCTTGTCAACCGACAAGTGCTGTTCCAATCCGCAAGGGTTCACGGGCATATAATCTCCGGCCTAATGTGTCATGTTTTTACCGGCATAATGAAGAACCTCTGCATAGTCGTTTCTTTGGTCCTACTGAGTTGCATGGCTGCGACGTTCTGTGCGGCCGAGACTGTGACCAAGGTTTCTCTGGTCCCTCAGTGGATGCCACAGGCACAGTTCGCAGGCTATATGGTGGCCTTGGAAAAGGGGTTTTACAGAGAGGCCGGCCTTGACCTTACCCTCATCAGGGGCGGTCCTGACAGTCTTCCTTTTGAGATGCTGTCCAGCGGGCGCGCCACGTTTTGCACAGCTTGGCTCTCCACAGGTATCCAGCAAAGGAGCGCGGGAAACCGAGTAATAAACCTGGGACAGATAGTTCAGCAGTCGGCGCTGATGCTGATTGCCAAGAAAAATAGCGGTATTACCTCACCGGCCGACTTACATGGGAAACGAGTAGGCCTTTGGGAAGGAGATTTCCGCATACAACCACGGGCTTTCTTTCGTCAAAATAACCTCATGGTCGAGATGGTTCCGCTCTACTGCACAGCGAACCTATTCTTAAGAAGCGGAGTGGATGCCATATCGGCCATGTGGTACAATGAATACCACGCCCTTCTCAACTGCGGCCTCAATCCGGACGAGCTTACGGCTTTCTTCCTGAAGGACTTCGGGTTGAACTTTCCCGAAGATGGGATCTATTGTCTTGAAGAGACATTCCTCGCCAACCCGGAAGTATGTGCGCGAGTAGTAGACGCCTCTCTCAGGGGGTGGCTTTATGCCTTCAAGCACCCGGAAGAGGCCCTGGATGTGGTCATGAGATACGCGGAAGAGGCCCACACGGGTACCAACAGGGCCCATCAACGCTGGATGCTTGCCCGCATGAAAGACCTTATCCTACCGGATGGTAATGGGTCAGGGCTTGGCAAGCTGAAAATCGAAGATTACTCCAGAGTAGCCGGAATACTGCTCGATTTTAATCTCATAAACGATATTCCCCCATTTGCCGAGTTTTATCGAGGCCCCAAATGAGGTTCCTGGGCCTTCGAAGTATAGCCGTAAAGATAACGCTCCTCGTGCTCGTGGGCACAGCCGTGGTTTTTTCAGGCATCCTTGCGTACAGTTATGTATGCAGCAAGCGTATGATCCTCGAAGAGACGGAACGCAGCGCGGTAAATCTCGCCAAGGCAGTAGCGAACCGGATCGAACGAGAATTCAGAGGAGTGGAAAAAGTCCCGAGGAACCTTGCCTGCTTTCTTGAAAGTTCCCGGTATAACGAAAACACCCTTCACCGCATAATGCGTCAAATGGTGGAAGACAACAGCGAGGTATTTGGCGTTGCGGTCGCGTACGAACCCTATGCTTTTGACGTCACCAGGAGGACCTACGCACCCTATTTTTGCAAAAAGGCCAAGACGGTCGAGTACGTTCAGCTCGCGACTCCGGAATACAACTATTTCCAGCAGGACTGGTACCACATACCCAAAGAGCTGAAAGGCCCTGTATGGAGCGAGCCCTACTTCGATGAAGGCGGCGGCAACATACTTATGGCCACCTATTCATTTCCGCTCTTCGCGGAGGCTGACGAAGGCAGAGGATCTAACGTCAAGGCCATCATTACCGCGGACGTGTCTTTGGAATGGCTCGGCAAGTTCGTGGCCGGCATGAGCGTGGGCCGCACGGGATACGGGTTTCTCATTTCCGGCAACGGAAACTTTGTCACCCACCCGCGAAGCGAACTTGTCATGCGGGAATCCATATTTAGCCTGGCAGAAGAACTTAACAGGCCGAAGTTGCGAGAAATAGGCCGCGAGATGATTCAGCGAAAATCCGGGTTCGTGGACCTGGGCAGGAGCCTCAGGGGAGAAGAGGCATTTCTGGCCTATGCCCGCATTCCATCCTCGGGTTGGGCCCTGGGTGCCGTCTTGCCGAAGGAGGAGCTGTTCGCGGGAGTAAACCAACTCCATCTGACTAACGAGGTGTTGGGACTTCTGGGGATTACACTGCTGCTTGCAGTAAGTCTCCTTGTGGCTCGATCCATTGCAGGTCCGCTGCGTCGCATGGCCGGGGCAACCGCAAAGGTCGCGCGGGGCGATCTCAATATTGATCTTTCAGATATCCGGACTCATGACGAAGTAGGTCAGCTCGCCAAGGCGTTTATGGACATGACCGAAGGTCTCAAGCAGAGGGATTTCATACGGGATACCTTTGGTCGCTATTTGACCCGTGAAGTGGTGACTCGTCTGCTGGAGGCAAAAGACGGTCTGCGGCTTGGGGGAGAGAGTCGAGAAATCTCTATCGTAATGTCCGACATCAGGGGCTTCACGGCTCTTACGGCCAATATGCAACCGGAACAGGTGATCACGTTCTTAAACCGTTACCTTGGCAAGATGCTGGAAATTCTGCTTGATTACCGTGGCACCATCGACGAGATCATAGGAGATGGCATCCTGGCTTTTTTTGGCGCGCCAGAACCGCTGGAAGACCACCCCGCGCGAGCTGTCGCGTGCGCGCTGAAAATGCAGGAGGCCATGGACGCGATCAACGCTCTTAATGAAGCTGACGGGCTGCCGCGCATCGAGATGGGCGTCGCAGTGAACACGGGACGCGTGGTTGTGGGAAACATCGGTTCGGAGAAGCGAACGAAATACGGTGCAGTGGGCTCCCAAGTGAACTTCACGGGTAGAATGGAGTCTTTCACCGTAGGCGGGCAAGTTTTGATCAGCAGTTCCACTCACGACCGTCTATCAAACCTGCTCGATGTTCGGAATGTCCTCCACGTTGAAATGAAAGGCATATCAGGCCAGGTGTCCTTATATGACGTGCGGGGCATCGGCGGACCTTATGACGTGCACCTCAGCGACCATGATGACCCGCCGATACGGCTTCCCGAAAAAATCTACGCTCGAATCAGACGCCTGGACCAGAAGACCGTCACCCAGGCGGAGATCTCCGCGGAAATCACCCATGCCTCCCTCACATCGGCACGGATCACGTTGGACCAGGACGTCCGCCAATGGGAGAACCTGCGGGTGTTGCTCCTCGATGGCGCGACCAAGGCGGTGGAAGGCGAAGTGTACGCGAAAGTAGTCTCGACTGAACGAATTGAAGACAAATGTGAAGCCGT
It includes:
- a CDS encoding ankyrin repeat domain-containing protein, with protein sequence MRKHDYLLFVLIFLLALAAFVRDAAAQPKEFEDKDQSLIKAATYGVLPAVQRFLREGADVNARDKKRRLTALMWASLNGHVEIVKVLLDKGADLEATSDDGATALIAAAGQGSLPVAQQLLDRGADINAKTNKRVTALIAAAGAGHFPLVRLLLDRGADVNARTAKGATALLWASANGRADVVELLLERKAGINAKYDGRETALSLARKNGHQQVRELLLKHGAGE
- a CDS encoding aldo/keto reductase gives rise to the protein MEIPKRKLGKTGVEVTILGLGGEGVLRTFGYDKAAYELINRAIDLGINYCESALAYSGSEAYYGNALRQRRDEIFLTSKSHARDKRGALDHLRQTLTNMKTDHLDLWQVHDVRSEEDIAQIFGPNGAIEAFVEAKEKGLTRFIGVTGHHDPMIIKKCIEMFDFDTVLLPVNPAEPFYRSFLDGVVPLANEKRMGIIGMKVYLRGFASKLPAYASMKPFLHFALSQPITNVVIGCDSVEQLEENVVFAGSFSPMSQEEQQSLLDMVNPHAHSLMYYKP
- a CDS encoding ABC transporter substrate-binding protein, which translates into the protein MKNLCIVVSLVLLSCMAATFCAAETVTKVSLVPQWMPQAQFAGYMVALEKGFYREAGLDLTLIRGGPDSLPFEMLSSGRATFCTAWLSTGIQQRSAGNRVINLGQIVQQSALMLIAKKNSGITSPADLHGKRVGLWEGDFRIQPRAFFRQNNLMVEMVPLYCTANLFLRSGVDAISAMWYNEYHALLNCGLNPDELTAFFLKDFGLNFPEDGIYCLEETFLANPEVCARVVDASLRGWLYAFKHPEEALDVVMRYAEEAHTGTNRAHQRWMLARMKDLILPDGNGSGLGKLKIEDYSRVAGILLDFNLINDIPPFAEFYRGPK
- a CDS encoding HAMP domain-containing protein, which codes for MRFLGLRSIAVKITLLVLVGTAVVFSGILAYSYVCSKRMILEETERSAVNLAKAVANRIEREFRGVEKVPRNLACFLESSRYNENTLHRIMRQMVEDNSEVFGVAVAYEPYAFDVTRRTYAPYFCKKAKTVEYVQLATPEYNYFQQDWYHIPKELKGPVWSEPYFDEGGGNILMATYSFPLFAEADEGRGSNVKAIITADVSLEWLGKFVAGMSVGRTGYGFLISGNGNFVTHPRSELVMRESIFSLAEELNRPKLREIGREMIQRKSGFVDLGRSLRGEEAFLAYARIPSSGWALGAVLPKEELFAGVNQLHLTNEVLGLLGITLLLAVSLLVARSIAGPLRRMAGATAKVARGDLNIDLSDIRTHDEVGQLAKAFMDMTEGLKQRDFIRDTFGRYLTREVVTRLLEAKDGLRLGGESREISIVMSDIRGFTALTANMQPEQVITFLNRYLGKMLEILLDYRGTIDEIIGDGILAFFGAPEPLEDHPARAVACALKMQEAMDAINALNEADGLPRIEMGVAVNTGRVVVGNIGSEKRTKYGAVGSQVNFTGRMESFTVGGQVLISSSTHDRLSNLLDVRNVLHVEMKGISGQVSLYDVRGIGGPYDVHLSDHDDPPIRLPEKIYARIRRLDQKTVTQAEISAEITHASLTSARITLDQDVRQWENLRVLLLDGATKAVEGEVYAKVVSTERIEDKCEAVIRFTSVSAEAYKIFRRDE